Below is a window of Malus domestica chromosome 13, GDT2T_hap1 DNA.
TATGCTGATAGATAAAAATTGGCAGGGAAAGAGTATAGCAAAGGTGATTCAAGATATGCAGCGAGGGATGCAGGGGTCGTTTCTGTCGAAGGATTAACCGCAGTTATAGAAGGTCCCGCTAGCCTTCTTGCAGTGTAAGATTTTGAGTTTTGATTATCACAAAGTTTATATTGCTGTGCAATGCAAAATTTGATATTCTGAACACGATTTCTGATTCTTGGCAGATATGCAATATCTAAAGGCAAGCCATATAGCTACATACTTCAGTTTGCCATTTCGTTGGGTCAGCTCTATGGAACTGCTGTATATTTCATAACAGCCTACTTGGAAGGTGACAAATTTGCTACAAATTCGTTTTACTACTACGCATACTACATTGCTGCAAACGCCTCCTGGGTTGTAATACCGACGCTCATTTCCATCCGCTGTTGGAAGAAGATTTCTGCAGCAGTACAAGTTCAAGCCCAAGGCCAAGACcagaaaaagaacaaaactcGCTGAGCTTGACTCCAGATCATTAACCTTTTAAGAAGATTTTTGTGGTTTCAAGTTATGCTATGGCTTCATCGAAATAATTTTGGATCATGAAACAGTCAATCAAGTATTTCAATCTGTAAAGacgatatttttttttggagttttgaCCCCAAAGATTTACAAACGATGAATGG
It encodes the following:
- the LOC103452509 gene encoding probable 3-beta-hydroxysteroid-Delta(8),Delta(7)-isomerase; this encodes MEGSDSGIYGNHPYAPRDLKLPGFVPGFLSQSTILGVYGVSSLLVVSLTWLFSGRSPRKSKLERWLMCWWAFTGLTHLILEGYFAFSPEFYKDKTACYLAEVWKEYSKGDSRYAARDAGVVSVEGLTAVIEGPASLLAVYAISKGKPYSYILQFAISLGQLYGTAVYFITAYLEGDKFATNSFYYYAYYIAANASWVVIPTLISIRCWKKISAAVQVQAQGQDQKKNKTR